From Actinopolymorpha cephalotaxi, one genomic window encodes:
- a CDS encoding N-terminal phage integrase SAM-like domain-containing protein — translation MSWIGSWIESHYDPIHAGREARRQRRRGTIELLPSKKYRVKVYVGVDPVSKRRVDLTEVVATQAEAEKALTRLLHQVDERLNPRTSATVSQLLDRWLNVIDVEPSTRQGYERKISKHIRPILGKVKVGRLDPETLESFYADLRRCREHCGGRLYVEHRTRLPHECDEHPSAACRPAKPATCRDC, via the coding sequence GTGTCATGGATCGGGTCATGGATCGAATCTCACTATGATCCGATCCATGCCGGCCGCGAAGCGCGTCGCCAGCGGAGACGCGGAACCATCGAGCTCCTGCCGTCGAAGAAGTACAGGGTCAAGGTCTACGTCGGCGTGGATCCCGTCTCGAAGCGCCGTGTCGACCTGACCGAGGTCGTCGCGACGCAGGCCGAGGCCGAGAAGGCACTCACCCGGCTTCTCCACCAGGTGGACGAGCGGCTGAACCCGCGGACCAGTGCCACCGTCAGCCAGTTGCTGGATCGCTGGCTGAACGTGATCGATGTCGAGCCCAGCACCCGCCAGGGCTACGAGCGCAAGATCTCCAAGCACATCCGTCCGATTCTGGGAAAAGTGAAGGTCGGTCGCCTCGACCCCGAGACCCTCGAGTCGTTCTACGCCGACCTTCGCCGGTGTCGTGAGCACTGTGGCGGGCGTCTCTATGTCGAGCATCGAACCCGGCTGCCGCATGAATGCGATGAACACCCATCCGCCGCATGCCGGCCAGCGAAGCCTGCGACGTGTCGCGACTGCTAG